The Diorhabda carinulata isolate Delta chromosome 4, icDioCari1.1, whole genome shotgun sequence genomic interval aaatgaaattcttTAAAATCTACGGGATTTTCCAAGTCTGAAAGCACAAATTTTTAAGAGAGTAACATCATAGAGAAACTATTAAGTCTAGTCTTGCAATCAACCAACAAAATGTTGTATTTTACATTCTTTTAAAGAACGGTTAAATGTTTTAAAGATACCCGTTTGAAAATAAGAACTAACTTTCTCATTTGTCTCTTTTGGGCATctgttaaaactaaaaaattgtcTATTTCGATCACTAAACCTGATTCCATATCTCCTTAATTATCTgaatcataaatataattatttatagcagtaacagataattttttaaaatttgttacgAACTCATCTCCGCCCTGGAGACGGTCCTGCTTGGATAtaatagaattctaaaattcggcgaaggtGCTGCCTTTGATAAAATACtcggaattcgtttgatcttaGTTTTTATAGCAAGCAATACCAATAATTCCTAGGTAggtcaatttattcatttgttttatttccttATTATTCTAGAACTTTTAgaattctttataaatataaataaggaGTTTCCGAAGCAcagtttagttcagttttataataaatagtcgtagtgaatagAGTTAAAAATcgaagtaatcgaagaatttgaataaattatttaagttggATGAATGATAGTGAAAAGTGAATCATTACAAGTTAGTTAAGTGTGgtgtataatattaaaataaattaaaaacgtaaGATACAGTGTTCATTAATTAATCCCAAGAATAGAAATCGTACAAATAATTTAGGAAATCATTACAATATAGTAAATCGAATGTATATCATAAGCAAAGCAAACTTATCGCTTTGCATCAGTTTTTGAGTTTGAGCAACGGTTTTGGTGGAAATCCAATTTTTTCCTCCTGATTCACCCATTGCTATCTGTTCGACAAGACACAAACTCTCTGAGAACTGAGTGGAATTTAAAATGTAGTTCGGACATTCTGGCATAGAGGATGCACctggaattattttattaggACTACCACGTTATATTTCTCTAATTGTGAaatttgtatgttttatttGGATTTCGTACCATCCGAACAATCGAAAAGAAAACTATGGAATATATGGATGCATATCAGTTTTCTAATATGAAGTACGGCTCCCTAGAAAATTCAGTTTTGTTATTTGATTCCTCCTGAAAGTGTTTTCGTAGCACCTGTCATATCCGCAACCCGTTATACGACTCGcatagagaaaataaaatatctattttttaaaatgaaacctCAATACTTTTAATTATTCTATGATATCACGACGGCTGTCTACCGAGCGTTGTCGGAAACTATAAATAGTCTTCCCCATGTAACTCGATAACCAGTTCTAACATATAGTGTATGATTGGTTGCCTCTCCTTAAGGGTGAGACTAAAactttataatcaattttcaaaactgtTATCTAATCAAACCAGTAATAAGaaagtttccaaaaaacaaCACGGTATCATGTATTTTGCTATGGATATATATTTATTCGCAATCCCGTGAATACCGGGATTCAAAAATCACAATTCCGAAAGCTTCGAGTTTATAAGTCGTAGAGGATCGAATCTTCTAGTCgtgatctaatttttttaaactctcgttataaatacaattaaaaatacattactTACTTTGAAAACTTCGGTTTTGAATGATGGACGTCGACATACAGTTACACATGGATATCTAATACTgtcattcaaaataaatttagaatacGTCGCTGTAGGAggatgaatgaattttttaacaCATTGTGTAacctaaagaaaaaaaatgggtaGTAATCCTCATATTCAACATCGTGTGATTAAACCAGTACAGTAAACCACAACATACGGTTACGAGGATAAGATAAACACCTTCCTCATGTTATTGATTTTGATCACTATTCGTGTGAATCCTAATTTTCGGTAAAAATTGCTTCTTCTGAAATAGCAGCCAATATTCAGCGTTAAAATTAGCATTAAATCTTCACGCTACCGAGCAACGACATGTAACATTGGAAAACAAATCAATGGTAATTTTTAtagtagaattaaaaaaaatatatttggaacgAATTTATATCGGAAGCTCTTGATCAAACCTTAAAAAATCTTCGCAATGACCTAACCAAATCTTTCAAAATCGACTGCTTCCGATGAAATCAACGCTTGTTTCAAATCATCAAATCTATTTgctatttaaagaaatttcaaCTGGTAATGACACAACCGGATTTATCAAGTATCTAAGAAGTCCAATCATCTATGATGTGGGTTCCTATCAGGATCGTGTACCATAAATCTTAATGAATACAATTTAAGTagctaaatttattattcttcgcattcacattaatataagacaaaaatttgcATATTGTACAAGATTTTTGATCTGGCTGTTGTAAGTTAGATAATTCATAAAGAAGTAACGATAAAGAAAATTACTCATCGAAAATTTTTATGCCAACTAACtgtagaatttacaaaaaaagacGATTCTTTGCCTCCTCGTGAACAACTGTTTTAAAGACTAAaatgaaacattgccaaacattccaaaattttcggttatttctaatgttttacattttacaaaaacataCCTGACTAAAAGTGAAAATGGCGCAAATGAATAGTATAACAAACTTGATAAGTTGACTTGGATCTTTGAAACAATTACTTGTAGGAAGAATTTTCATGTTTCGTGATTACCGGATCGAcacaaaacacaaaataattataagaatttGATGTGTTATAATTCAAAAACGATTCTAATTTAACTTATATTTGACACTTAGGATATGGGATATCAGCTTATTAACATTATGATTacaataatcattattttatggTATACCTCATAACACTCATAAATCACACGCTCAGAGAATAAGTCAAGCAAttgttagataaaaaaactaataaaagcgaTTGAAGCTTTTTGGTTTATGGgacaaaataaatgatatataacTAAAAGCAGATGATATCatagaagaaataatataatcatgttttgttattaatttttttcaatatattaacaaaataacagaCGAATGCTAGTTGTTATTAGATTTATCACATCTTCTCTTCTCCATGTATGAATgctactaaaaataattattactacataagtagaaaaataaaaattggcattagagcgacttgaacctgggacctcccgCTTATAAGCTTCGTACTCAAGCTACTACATTAAGgggaccttaataatacgtttttcacgcactagtgcgtaaagtttttctaaatatttcaattgtctACTAAAAGGGGGTTCTTATTTGCGGGTtgtattgaaatcgattgtgtgCCCGGTATTGACACGATGTTGGGCAAGAGTGGAGGAAGTATCGGAATTAGTGACAGACAAATGTTCTTTGGCTCTAAAGGAAATACGTCGATGTGTCTGGCGaaaattttactgttttatttctggtaagtattatttacatattacattttttacattgttagaaaaatctgtattttgtaagtttccatttttaaaatgatattgatattattagTTAGTATTAGTTCAgaatatatgtaattattttgtaaataaacgcGTTCTagttctaaaatgttttttatcgtgaaaaataaattagttccGCCAAATACCATCGAGGACACTGTCATCGAAAATCCGCCATATTGTTTTCCCAAAAATAACATCTAAGCTTGCATTTAAGGTATGTTCTGTTACCGGAAGTACCAGGTCTggctataaaaaaaaatgagactgcgcgcctagagggcgccctacacgggtggggtaaaaaacgagtagttcgttagatatataaatattttgtctatTCACAtgccaaaacacgtttccgtcactattataggagcaacgtatcaatctcaaatttctcgttaaattgaaaaaaaaatccgattgagtgctataaattgttgcaagaggcttATGGGgataattctctatctcgtgcgcgtctttttgagtggtgtaagcgctttagtgagtgccGATAAAGCACTGAGATGACAACCAAAtcgtgcgtgcagatcgtcgattgagcatccggatgattgccgaggctgtaacaccgataaagaaacggtaagaaaaggaattacacatgacaaaagtctgtgcgaaaaaatctgactcctgaccaaaagttCTTACGTTTCGGGTCtgttcagatttccttgaaaggttagatcTGCTTTGAATGGGACCCACCCGATTTAAGACGATGAAAgcgataaagcaaaaaacggcagagggCGATAAGGTGAATGgaattaaatagaaacaaatgttgtgaaaatatttttataagaaaacatataacaatatatttataaactttcAACAAACGatcgattaaaatttttttataaaaaacatcgtctatttttagttattttcgtatcatcaagttttatatttcgaaTGAATCAATCGATGTTTTTTCATAGACGAAGATGTGGGGAATCCTTTAAGGCAATAATCGCAAACGTGCGGTTTTTCCCCCGTATGCAATCTAATGTGCTGAGTGAGATTTCCGTTCAAAACGAATCTTTTACCGCAATAAGGACATTCGTAATGTTTCTCCCCCGTATGTAATTTCAAATGATAATGCAGATGAGCGAATTGGAGGAACCGTTTACCGCACGTATCGCATTTGTACGGTCTCTCGCCGGTGTGAGATCGAGTGTGGATTTTGAGTAGAGATTTCGAATGAAATCGTTTACAGCACACATCGCAACTAAATTCGTATTTACGTCTACATACTCGAGCGGTTTTGTGGGATTTCAATTTCGCTTTTTCGCTAAAAGTCTGATTACAAAAACCGCATATGTATTCGTAGCCGTCGCGATGCAGCTCCACGTGTTTTTCCATATCTACAACGAAACCGTTGCAAGTTGcacattttttgtacaaatcgAATTTCCCGTTGCACTTGTGCTCCTCGCCGTCTACGTATCTTTTACATTTCGAGCAATAGAAGGGTTTGTCTCGACTGTGTACTCCTTTCGTGTGGGTCTTCAAATGCGTTATTTGGGTAAACATCTTACCGCAAATCGTACACAAATAGGGTCTTTCCCCGGTATGAGCCCTTCTGTGAACCTCCAATTGGCTCTTGTTGTTAAACATCTTATCGCACGTATCGCAAGCGTACGAAGCGATCGAATGTTTCATCTTGATGTGTTTTCTCAATCCGTTCGGTGAATTTATTATTGCGCCGCATAAATCGCACAGACATTGGACGTGTTTGTGGGAATGGAAATTCGATTTGAATCTAAATTTTTTACCGCAAATTTCGCACATGTAAGGTTGTTCTTGCGTGTGGGTGTTGATGTGATCGTTGAGTATAGAGGAGCCATACTGCACCCCGCATATCGGACAGGGATGTTTCTTTTTCGGTTTGATTATTGTTGAATTGTCTCGCTTGGTTTTACATCTTTTGTGTAACAAATATCTCAATCTGGAATCGAATTTCACTTTGCAAACGCTGCAAGTGCATTCGCCGGTTTCGGGATCGATCGACATCGTCGACATTCTACATTTTGTTTTGGCGTGGAGTTGTTGGTgttgttcaattttatttgtcGATATTC includes:
- the LOC130892697 gene encoding zinc finger protein ZFP2-like; translation: MFEKIEIFDIDNKCIDVITEGLNKKCRTCIKNDGVINVFTAKHKEISLNEMFDMFSLAAVNVFDGLPQKICVKCAKTLVEFYSFKLQTEEVQLMLQIAIGQLSLPSFPKLLDTSTEENNSQHNKSDENNFATDNCHEVEEMENREEKMEIISYDDIVDIDTKDDIFTKVDPPDSNRKNSSENNKYSNQVYTCSDCQLSFKEYEEYVSHRIKVIEKQNKERNLKNEVVEENVEAVDSKLDIPPTELTVNKIEDSFLEHDYSKLSIPRDDLQSNKSKLRSKCVVCNLEFETIADYLKHKRENFRRHSTPCSLCNKRISTNKIEQHQQLHAKTKCRMSTMSIDPETGECTCSVCKVKFDSRLRYLLHKRCKTKRDNSTIIKPKKKHPCPICGVQYGSSILNDHINTHTQEQPYMCEICGKKFRFKSNFHSHKHVQCLCDLCGAIINSPNGLRKHIKMKHSIASYACDTCDKMFNNKSQLEVHRRAHTGERPYLCTICGKMFTQITHLKTHTKGVHSRDKPFYCSKCKRYVDGEEHKCNGKFDLYKKCATCNGFVVDMEKHVELHRDGYEYICGFCNQTFSEKAKLKSHKTARVCRRKYEFSCDVCCKRFHSKSLLKIHTRSHTGERPYKCDTCGKRFLQFAHLHYHLKLHTGEKHYECPYCGKRFVLNGNLTQHIRLHTGEKPHVCDYCLKGFPTSSSMKKHRLIHSKYKT